The sequence TCTGGTCGTGGTCGAGTCAAACACTCAGCTGCCACCTGAAAACAGATCAGGCCTTCCGTGGTCGCGTTGAAGACGAACTTAGCGTTGGATATGTCTCTGGACCTAAGCGATGCTGGCCTGGCGGAGGTATGGTTGGATGTCTTGGGGCCTTTACGTTCCTGAGGAAAACACAGTGAAGGAAACCATCCGCGGAGGAATACGGTTGCGCTGATACTCATTTGCAAATATGTACCTCGGATGCAGACGGATAAACTTTGCTGGTACTCGTTTGCGCGTATATTACATTGGTTGCGTTTTGATACCACTGACACAGGTGACGAGACGTTTCGCTTCGATCTGGCGCCACCATCGGTAGCCGAGCTCCGAAGATTTATGTTTCCGTGTGTTCGGACGTACAGCGAGCTGCTGGGAGTATGGCGTTGATTTTTACGGCTCTGATATAAGGAAGATTGAGGATGAGTCGGTGAAATCCGCGGCTCTTTGCCAAGGCCTGTGCAAGGTCCAGTCATTCTGCGAGTACTGGACGTGGGTCACCGATACCAACAGCTGTTACCTTAAAACCAGCGCTGCCCCGTCGGGTAGACGCCAGGATTCTACAACGACAGGAATGATTTCGGGGCCGCGCGAGTGTCCTGCTGCGCAGACTGGTAAGCGTGTTTTCTAATTTTTTGACCATGCAGCCCGGCCAAGAGTCTCTCTGCGTTAGAGCCCACGCGGGAAAAGGAAGCACTGTGTGCCAGCGGAGGTTCTTAAGCCATGCTGTGATGCCCTTCATGTCAGACTGCTTCGACCTAAATATCGACTACTACGGCAACGACGTCCAGAAGGTTGAGGACGGGAGCGTAGCCACTGCAAACGAGTGCCAGTGGCTCTGCCAACGCCAGCCTGATTGCTATTTCTGGACGTACTTGACCGACCGACGGTTCTGTTACCTGAAAAACTTCTCAGCTGCAGGAACACGTGTTCCACAGACATCGGCCATATCTGGCCCAAAGAACTGCTACATCAGCGGCTCCGGTGACAGCTCAACACCAGACTATTGCTTCGAGACTGATGTTCAGTATGTCGGCCCAGCCCTTTCCATCTCGCCCATAGTCACAAGCGCTGAAGACTGCCAGGCTGCATGCCAGTCCGAATCTTTCTGCACTGTCTTCGAGTTCTACGTCCACACTGGCAAGTGTGTTCTGAAAAATATCAGCGAAGCAGCGCTTCAAGACCCTGTAACCAAGATCAGTATTCCGGGTATCACCTCCGGCCCGAAGACATGCCCGCAGCCACTCGTGCCTTCTCCCCCCGCCTCGAGGGACTGCTTCGAGGTCGGGACGGAGTACCTGGGCCACGATCTAGCGCAGGTGAACAGTGTGCTCCCACCAGCCGCGTCCCCCACAGCATGCCAGGCTTTttgcgctgcagaggccacTTGCGATTATTGGACATACAATGTGTCGACCTCTCAATGCATGCTGAAGGACCAGCATGCGCCCGCCAACGCCACCGGAAACGCGTACACAGTCTCCGGTCCTAAAACGTGCCCGTCCGTCTCGCGTGTGTAACTTGCGTAAATCTTTCAAGATTTACAAAAATGAAGGGAAAATTGCTTTTTATGCCCGTCTGTCCTCTACAGATGCGAATACGTCCATCCTGAATAGACTTGCTTGTGCTGAAAGGACTCGCGATCGGTTCCGATTTATTCCCCAGCTTCCAAATCTGGCTACGACCCGCAGAACACGCGCGAAGTGGATTTAGCTAGCAAGCGCAACGTCTGCATCACACATGTCTGAAACTCTAATTCCGGCTTATCAGTATGGTGCAGCAGAATTACTTCCCACAGGTTTGCTTTGACAAGCTCCCGTGTACACAGCGACCATCGGAGGCTCACATGCATGTTGCCTCAATTGCGCTTGCCCGGGACGCAAACGGATGTGGCTTAGGTTACCCATCGTCCCCACAGTTCCGAGGCGACTATTCTTGAGCATCAATATTTTCCGTACACCGTTGCGAGGCGGCCCTCTGAACTGTAAGCATACCTTCTGGGAGACTAGCGGCAGCCCACAGCAGCGTCTTCGGACTGGCTGCGGGCACTCTCGCAACGTAGCCCAATTCGGGAACGCTACTGGTGGAATCAAAGACGAGAAATCCTGTTCTGGCGAAAGATGTGCTAAACTCACATGTACAGCAACTGCTCCAAGGCTGCTGTCTGAACCGTCTCTAGGACGCAGCACTCATGCTCGTGAAAAGCGAACCGTACTGCGGCACAGGGGTCGAAACAACACGCGCTGTTGCCTCGTTGCATGAGAACACACTTTAAACCAGACGCTGCACGGTGGATTTTAAGAGAACATCAGAAGCTTTTTACGGAGTAAAAGGGGGCCACGCGCTTCCGCGAAATGCCAGGACACGGGCGTCTTCCTGGGGGATGCACCCTCCTTGTCTTGTGAGGCTGGAATTGCGAGGACATTGTAGCAGGTAGGCGAGGTGCGTTGCGTGCTCTGTTGGAAATACAAGCATAGTGTACGAAACACGGCGAGACGGTAGTAAATGCTAGATTAATATGGTCTTCCGTCGTCGCATACCCGACATCAAATCTCTCTCGAAATGAAGGCGCTGACAGGTCGAGACGGGCGCACGTCGAGGACCCGCCTCGATTAGTGACTAGccacacgccgcggcggcgttgcgGATGGCAGGCGCGCTACTTCAGGAGTCACGGAAGACAAAAGCCCCAGACGAGCGGTTGACACTTGATGCTTGATCCCTTCTGAGAAAAGACGCCTTCGTGCGATTGCCACTTCTTATTGTGAAAATTCACCAAGTGGAAAGCAACTGTTTTGCTTTTTTTGTCCAAGGTTTTCCTCATTTTCCGTGTGAGCCATCCAGCGTAGGAGCGAGCGCCACGCGAAGGGGGTGAGGCTCAGGAGCATCCCCAGCCACACAGCTGATGCGCGTCTGACTTGACTTTCATCGACCACCATACCCCGGCTACTGCACGTAAACacgttttttttctcttgctGGGCTGCATTTCATTTTCAGAGTGCTGCATGATAGACTTGAAAAATCCACTCTCAGTGGGTCTCAAATGCGAGGTGATCCCTTAGGATTTAGCGTTTTCTCATCTGACCATGGTTCCTCATAACGGTCCCAGACTATACTGCTGCCCCTCCTCAGGAGATACCCTGAGGAACTTCACAACTTATCTTCCGTAATCATATAGAGCGACATATCTCCATCGGTCATCAACGCACCACGCGGGTCGAGGACAGGCGTCGTCAATACGCGTCCACCATCTGCCTGACTCACGCCACCGTGTCTGCACGGAGGCACGCGACAGCACCCGTTCGCGGACTTGATGCCTCGCCCCCTTCGTTAAGATCATGCGTCGTTCTTCCTGCTGATAATGCATGAAATCTTCTGCTAACACGCAGACCCGTTTTTCCCCACCTTCGTGTTCACTTGACCCGCCGGCAGGAGATCTAGTCTGATTTCTCCTCGGTCAAGGCGGTAATTTCCGTGAGCTCCCGTACACTGGGAACACCTTTAGACATTCTTCTTCACCGCCCTCCTGCTCAGAAAAAATTTGTCATGAACATGGACGAAAGCGGATGTCCATCGTTTCGGAAGGATTCGCCGTCGAAAATGGCACACGGCGACGATAGCTTCGGGGTgccccggcgcccgccgccggctggtGGCCCctacggcgacgccgcgccctATCCCCTAGAGAAGGCCTATCCAGCCCAAGAGGCTGAGACCTTGTTTCCCAGCTACCCCTTGAAGGAACCTGCGTTTCACTGCGAGCCAAGCGAGAGGGCCCGGTGGGAGCCGCCCGCTGCCTACACATCTGCGCTGCCCGACAACCCGTACAATCAGCAAGGCAGGAACTATTTCGACGGCGACGTACGAGACTATCCGACGGAGGGAGAGCGTGGTAGACAGCAGGATTCGCCGGAGCTGTTCCAGGAACCAGGGAGGGCTTCGTGCTATGGGGGGCAGCaggagccgcggacgccagaGTTTTACGGCCCCCCGACCACGTCGCTTTCTCATGAGCAGCCCGGCGCCCATTTGAGTGGCGAGGGGAACTACGGGGCCTTTCGCTCCAGGGAGCCCTCGTCTATGGCAGTCCCTATCGCTTCAACTCACACAACGCTACTCGATCACTGCCGTACCAACGGGGGACGCGGGCGTGTCTCTATCCCCCACGACGACGTGCGCCAGAGAGCTCTTCAAGGTCACCGAACCGCTGACCTTCTCAAGTGAGAaatctctcctcgccctccgttGCCGCGGAAATGCTCGCTTCAGCATTCGTATCCATGATACTCGTCGTGCTTCCCCTTGCCGGTGGCGACACACTGTTCTTGCTTCCCACTAGACTACTCCGGAGTCTTCATTTTTCTCACAATCGTGCACCGTCCTCCTCATAACGAGTGCACGCTGCAGAACGTTCCTGCCTCGCGCACTCTTCTGAGCCGTATCAGATGTTGCTGCGGTTTTTATCGGTGTTGCACCTTCTGTACTACGTTTTAGGTGTGTGTGGCGGACTATTTATACGAAGACATGTTCGAGAACACAAACGTGGATGCTTATCTTTACACGCATTTTGTATGCGGAACTACCGTACCTGAAGACACCCCCTTTCGTATCGTCTGCATGCCCCTTGGAGAACGATTTCCGGTTTTTCTATGCCGCACTGCGCAAGTGAGATCAATGTTTCTGCTTGTCTTGCGGTGCTTAGGACTCCTTGTGACCACGACTTTTTCCATCGCCGCAGGCTTCCTCCCAGTGTTGCTGCTTGGTAAGCTCGTTGAACTGCCCCGTCTGGTTCAGTAGTTCCGTACATTTGATCCTCTATTCGCCTCAGCGACTTTAATATGTTTCACCGGGGGGAGTGTGGCGCGTTTTCAACCTGCGCGTATTTATGGCTTGAAAGCATGTACAGCCAGACTGAGCACGAGATGTCAAACTGGCATGCGCGACTATTATGCGCCCTGTCTCCAGTTAGGTTCCTACATACACGGCTGGCACGGTGTTGTCCGCTTTTCTGTGCCGCAGCATGCAGCCCGCAGGAAAGGAGGTTGACTGGAGTGAGAGAAGCATGTTCCGTAAATCCATTCCGTCCGTTATATTTTCCAGCGAGCAGGTAACCATGGCATGGCAGAGGGTGCACGTTGTCGTATACGTCCCGGATGTGAGGCATCTACGCAGCCTTGACTTTGCGCCGAGTGCTCACGCCTCTGGTTACTGAATCACGCTTTGACACTTCACTCGGAGCATTATGTGTGGGTATTTCTCCGGTTTTCcattttttcctctctccagTTGTCTGGCGACGATTATACCTGGTCAGGCAGGAACTAAACAAGCTGCCGGAGGAGCAATGCAGTGCCTTTGTTTGCGACGTTGTGGCCgtctttctgcttctccatCTGTTGTCAGCTCTGTCTGTGTTGTCACCTTCACTCTTCAAATGCTCTCAGGTTGCAGACCGCCTCAGGCAAACACCGCCTTCCCAGAGActgaaggaagaagagagaatgCGGACGGCGGAGCAGGGTAACAGAAGCAACAGGAGCGAAAGGGTTCAGTGCCTTTTACAACAGTCTGCCATGCCAGACGGTACGTTCATTCTGAGAAACTACCAGGAATGGCAAGCGTTCACACACGTAGGAATGtgcgcagacagacgcgaTCTCTGCAGTGCGGTCTCGTGAGAAATAGGCGGCAgtggcgaccgcgagggGCCCTTTTGTTGTGTTCTGTGCGGCGAATCTTTTCCAGTCTCTTTTCAGGTGCACGCGGGCTCCTCTGGTGCCCGCGCCTCTTCAGTGGAGTCCCCTGTCGTCGTCTTTTGCGACCATGATCCCTATGCGTGTCCGCGGTCTCCACTTTTTTTCTCAGGAACTATCAGCAAACTGCCGCTTTTCACCGCGCAGGTGAAAGACTGTTCATATGACAGTTCGCTTCTGTTGAATGGAGGAAGGCACTACAAGAAGCTGTTCCCCGCGCGGTCGGCGATTGACGGGGTGTCGCCGCTTCTCCAGTCCACTGCTCAAGAAGAAACAGGACCCGGACTGACCTCGAagtcgcgagccgcgcatTCACAAGATTCGTCGCAGTTGAGGAGTATTCTGACTCAGGAGTGCGTTCGATGCCGCTGTCCATATTTTTAGACGTTTTTCTTGTAGCGTGCACTGAGAGACTCAACGTAGCTTCGGGGAGCGGACTCGCAAAAGCGTTGATGCGCTGAGCTAGAGTTTGCATCCTCGGATGAGCACGAATGCAAGCTTTCCTTATCCATAGTGACCAGCAGCCACTCCTGTGGGTTTTAACGGGGACCTTTTTCTCGACAGAGATGGAAAAAGAACTGCCAACAGACGCGGTTCTGTGAATTTTACTGCAACACGCACACGACCAAAATACGACCCACGCATGaagccgcgtgcgcgtgagCACGGGTATCGAGTCTGGATGCCGAAGAACGGCCATTTTTGGAATGGTATCAATATTGCGGATAAGCAAAATTGTGATGTTGCAGTTGTCTTTTTTCCACTTTTTCATCTGTAGCTCCAGGATTCCGCCAGCTAACGGGGAACTGAAAGGCCAGCGACCGTGCTTCAGGAGCTCTTCCCTGGTGGCCGCGAAGAATCCCCAGCGGTGGGGCGTCAACGTTTTCGCCTACgatctccctcctcctcgccgccaaTTCcaagcgtctctgcgcgatCACCTGGATGTAAGCAAGCGTGGATCCTGATAGCTCATTCCATACCACGCGGAGAACCTTAAGACCGTTTTATTGGTCGTTTACCGCCACAAACTCTTTACAGTGAACACGTTGCGCCGCACTTGGGCAGACGCTTCAGAGAATGTACACTACACTCGGAAGTGGATTTGTGCTGTTCACTGCGCAACGCTTTCAACTCCGGCAGGTGGGAAAGGGGGGTGCAAAGAACTGCCCCGACTTTTCTGTATTTTTTCTTCACTCTAAGCGCGCTTCCTGTCGTGCTTGCAGTCTAACCTCGTCCCTGACCATAGCTCGGACGATATTACGCATTGCAAGACGATACAAGCTTCTGTCCTCCGGCCGTCTCTGGATATGGTAGGCGCGCTGCAAACAATCTGTGGATGAGTGACACGTTATGGCAGGCAGTCGTAAACCCGTGCGGATCGCAAGCGTATTCGTGGTTTGCCATTCAGCCACAAGGATCTTTCACGCAAAGCCCCGTATATAGGGGATCATGGCAATATACTGTGTACCGGATttgtgtgcgcgtgtgcttCTTTACAGTCCACGCTGACCCCGTTGAAAGACGTTCCTCAAAAGGGCGTCGCAatgcgagggcgagaagcggACAGCGTCCACCTGGATGTAAGCATGAACGATTGCAAGCAGCCCACCTGATACCGTCAGCCAGTGGCGGGACCTGCCACCTGCATACCTAAGCCGAGATAGGACGAATTTCGTCGTGTATGGCAACCTAGCGGCGAGACTGGTTGACGGTGGTGACCGCAGCACTGCGGCATGGTTTCTCTTTTAGCCGTGCGGGTAGAAGGTACAAACTTACTGCCTTTCTTGTCGCACGCCCCTCGTGCATGTGGGTTGTTTTCAGCAGCACTCATGTGCGTGTGCTCGGAGCTTTTCTGGCTTGCGGTTCTGTAGGCTTGCTTGATTCCCGTGCTTGCCGATGAGGTACAGGGCCGCAGAGCACCTGGGACCCTTCGTCAGGATGAGAGCTCCCTGCGGGTGAGGATGCTCGCGCCCGTCGTGTCTAGATAGACACTGAGGTCTATGGACGTGGGATGGAGACTGCGCAACGAGACTTCCGATCACGCACTATAGAAGCAGGCGATGTGCGCCCTAATTCTAAATAAACCCAAGACCAGTGGACGTTTTGCCAGCTCACACAGACGCTCTCGCAAACAAGGGCGTGTATCCAACTCCCCCAGAAAACCGATACGAGAGTAGTGTAACGTGTCTCGGGGTGCTGTGTTTGTCTGTTCGTACAGTCGGACTTTGTTCCTGTTAAAGAAGCTACATACCGTCACAAACGCCACATCCTAGCTGCGCATGACCATCTTCAAGTAAGGCCTTCTGCCATCGCACGCTAATAACAGCTCACACGTCTGAGGTTGCTTCCTAGTTTGAACATTTAAGTAGAGACAGCTTCATCATCGCAGTTGCCGGCACCAGTAGATGTGCGAGACAACTTACACACGACTGGCAGCGCCCGGTTCACGCAGACTCCAGCGTGTGTGGTGTGGTGCAAACGTCTTTCCACGGTGGCGCCCCAAGCTGAGCAGATGTCTGCGTCTAGCTCTCTGGTATGGACTGCGAGTTTTGTGAAGACGTGAGACATCTCCTGCTGTCCGTGGTCGTCGTTTCGCACGGGGCTCTATGCCAGAATTTCGCGTTGGCCTGTATCCAGAATCCATTCTTTCTGCACATATTAAGTCTTCAAATTGTTGCTTGGCGTGCAAATGTGCTTTTTGTAGGTGGATATGGTCCCAGATACTGAGGAAcgccaccgaagacagagacCGGCCCCCGCGTTCTGCCGAGCTCCATCGATTCCGCTTGGTATGACATGGGCGTAATCCCGTGGTCTCCTGAAACAGGGCCTCTTTTAGGTGCGACTGGAACAGAAGAGTCTGCTCCTGTTCTTGTGGCTCCTGCTCGTGCGGACACCTGCTGCTTtgcagcgcaggcgctggctcTTATTTTTCCCAGCCTGGGCGTTACGAGAGCACTTCTGTCAGTGACTGGCAACCGTATTTGCCCACGGGGCAATGTTCCCCCTTTCCTCTATTTCAACCTGCACTAGCCCTACAGATCCGTCTTGCTGGTTTCGCCCGTTGTTTGTCGGTGAAAGGGGCCCTTTCATCAGATGAAAGGACTCAGTCATGTCCGTGTCTCTCGTGTCTTGCATTTTCTTTGCCGCGGTTTGTAACGAACGGCTGAACAGCTCACGTGGCGCAAGAGATGTTTTCCGCGTCCGTAGTTCAGTCCTGTGTGGCCCTTGCGTTTTTTCAACGCCTCTCGCATTGCGAAGAAGGCCGAATGATCCCAACTCGTTCGTTCAATTGTGGTCACGAGCTCTGTCCAGTTTCCTCACGAACTTCGACACGAGTTTGACGTCGTGTTGGGGCAGAGGCCTCGCTGGTGCTTCGGTACTATCACTGCAGGGACCTCCATAATAGCTTTGCCAAACGAACGCGCCTCAGCACCGCCACCTCTCCGCATCCCCCTCGCCCCCGCTCGCTTGCTACTTATCCCAGAGTTCGTCCTTTCTTAAATATCGTCTCAGTTTATTAGTCAGCTCTCGGCGTAGTTGCGTGCCAGTGCCGTCCAGGCTTTCTCCTTGCGCAGCCGTACGAGGCGTTCGCAGCTACCCATTGTCAGACAGCAGATTGCCGTGTTCATCGCTACCCCTTGCGGGGGCAATCCCTCCTCAACTAGTTTGCCCGGGGACGGCAATCTTGAGCGTAGATGCCTTCTTTCTAGCGTTAAGAATTCGTCTACGTGGCTAAGCTTCGATATGCGACTATCGGCACATTTCTGTCTATACAAACGTAAAATGACTTGGAGATGGTGTGTATTACGGTAGCATTCTGATCCACAGTTCTGAGCTTCACAAACCCGAGGTCCGAGCCGGTTCATTTGCGTGAGATGCCTTTCAGGCTCAAATACTCTTGAAGACAGGACCTGCTCCCCAGTAACCATGTTGCCTGTCCTGATGGCACAGCTGATCCGATCCGGCGAAAGAGAATTAGATGTGCCTCTCTTCCAGAGTCTAGCGTGAGACCTAACTAACGCGGACTTGCCGGACGTGAAGGGTCGGCGCCTTCTATCCTGGGACTTTAGCGGCGAGAAATCGTTCAACGTGCCTGCGGTATGTTCAAATAACGGGTGCCCGCGATGGGagtccgcagcagcagctgtctGGGTCGACGTCGCCGTAAAGAGATTCGTTTTGGAAAAAACTCCGGAAACTTGTTCGGTTATGTTTGCTTTGAGGCGCTCCCGAGagacggagaaagagagacaacGAAGGGATGCCAGCATCACACATGCACGCGTGAGCGGCTTCCTCTTCCACTGTACAAGAAAAAAAATTAATCTACCCTGTGGTAGAAATAGGCATAAAACGAGGCAGGAGGACATGCAACAGAGAACACACACAACGGAAAAGGCGAAAACCTCCGCGGGTGGCTCACAATTATGCCACCTTTCCAACCAGCAAGGAGTCGCGGCACCG is a genomic window of Besnoitia besnoiti strain Bb-Ger1 chromosome IV, whole genome shotgun sequence containing:
- a CDS encoding hypothetical protein (encoded by transcript BESB_054160), which translates into the protein MNMDESGCPSFRKDSPSKMAHGDDSFGVPRRPPPAGGPYGDAAPYPLEKAYPAQEAETLFPSYPLKEPAFHCEPSERARWEPPAAYTSALPDNPYNQQGRNYFDGDVRDYPTEGERGRQQDSPELFQEPGRASCYGGQQEPRTPEFYGPPTTSLSHEQPGAHLSGEGNYGAFRSREPSSMAVPIASTHTTLLDHCRTNGGRGRVSIPHDDVRQRALQGHRTADLLKTPCDHDFFHRRRLPPSVAACMQPAGKEVDWSERSMFRKSIPSVIFSSEQVADRLRQTPPSQRLKEEERMRTAEQGNRSNRSERVQCLLQQSAMPDGTISKLPLFTAQVKDCSYDSSLLLNGGRHYKKLFPARSAIDGVSPLLQSTAQEETGPGLTSKSRAAHSQDSSQLRSILTQEIPPANGELKGQRPCFRSSSLVAAKNPQRWGVNVFAYDLPPPRRQFQASLRDHLDSNLVPDHSSDDITHCKTIQASVLRPSLDMSTLTPLKDVPQKGVAMRGREADSVHLDACLIPVLADEVQGRRAPGTLRQDESSLRSDFVPVKEATYRHKRHILAAHDHLQVDMVPDTEERHRRQRPAPAFCRAPSIPLGMTWA